CCGCGTTCGCGGTGGGGCTGTGGCTCTCCGCTCTGAACGTGCAGTATCGCGACGTTCGGCACACGCTGCCGTTCCTCACCCAGCTCTGGCTGTTCGTGACCCCCGTCGCCTATCCGAGCAGCCTCGTCCCCGCGCGTTACCGGCTGGTCTACGGACTGAACCCGATGGCGGGCGTCGTCGACGGCTTTCGGTGGGCGATCCTCAAGGGCGCGCCGGCTCCCGGTCCGATGCTCCTGGTCTCGGTGGGGACCGTCGTGATCCTGCTGGTCGGCGGCCTGATCTACTTCCGACGGATGGAGCGCAATTTCGCCGACGTGGTGTGAGGGGCCATGGCTGAGCTTAGGGTGAGGGTGGACGGTCTGGGCAAGCGATACCGGCTCGTCCAGCGACCTCCCTACAGGACCCTCCGCGACGCCGTCGCATCCAGGTTCACCCATCCGTTTCGCGGCGCGGATCGCCGAGCCGGCGAGGCGTCCTCCTTCTGGGCCCTCAGGGGCGTCTCGTTCGAGGTGCAAGAGGGCGAGGTCGTGGGGATCGTCGGGCGCAACGGGGCGGGGAAGTCCACGCTCCTCAAGATCCTCTCCCGCATCACCGAGCCCACGGAGGGCCGGGCGGAGATCCGCGGCCGGGTGGGGAGCCTGCTCGAGGTGGGCACGGGATTCCACCCCGAGCTCACGGGCCGGGAGAACGTGTTCTTGAACGGAGCGATCCTCGGCATGCGGAAGATCGAGATCGATCGGTGCTTCGAGGAGATCGTCGCGTTCGCCGAGGTCGAGAGGTTCCTCGATACGCCCGTCAAGCACTATTCCAGCGGCATGTACATGCGTCTCGCGTTCGCGGTGGCGGCGCACCTCGAATCGGAGATCCTCCTCGTGGACGAGGTCCTCGCGGTCGGCGACGCGCAGTTCCAGAGGAAATGCCTGGGCAAGATGACCGAGGTCGCGCACGCGGGGCGAACCGTCCTGTTCGTCAGCCACAGCATGAAGGCGGTGCGCCATCTCTGCGGCCGGGCCCTCTGGATCGCCGGAGGCGGGCTCCGTCGCTCGGGCCCGACGGGGGAGGTCGTCGAGGCGTACCTGCGCGACGCCGAGTCGGTCCCCGGCGCAGCCACCGTGGACGACAGGATCGCCCGGTTGCCGGCCGATCCCGACTTCCGACTCCTCGGCGTCGCCGTCCTCCAGGGCGGCGTCGGGACCACGATCCTGCGGAGCGACCTGCCGGTCAACGTGCGGGTCACCTACGACGTGCTCCATCCGGTCAGGGAGCTCCGCGTGTACTTCGACGTCGTCGACGAGCAGGACGACATCCTGATCCGGTCGTTCCACGACGAGCACGAGGAGTTCGTCCGGGAGATCGCCCCGGGAAGGTACACCTCGACTGCGACGCTCCCCGCGGATCTCCTTGCGAGCCGCACCTACCGGCTCGTCGTGCACGCGGGGATCCACAACCGGCGCTCGTGCACCGGGGCGGGAGTCCCCGTCGATCTCACGGTCCAGGCAGCCGGGGGGATCAACCGTGCCTATCCCGGCGACACCGTGAGAGCCAAGCTGCAGCCGTCGATCGCGTGGCAGACGCGGACCGAGGGGTAAGGTGGGCGATCTGTCGTACCGGGCCATCGGCGGTCGCCTCCTGCGCGCGTGGAGGCGCCTCTCGATGCCCTCCCACGGCTTTAGGACGGCGCGGCGCGGGGGACTCGCGTGGGGCTTGAGGCTCGAGAACTACCTCGACCGGGAGATCTTCCTGCACGGGACCTTCGAGCCGCGGACGACCGATCTCGTGCGGGAGTTCGTGAAGCCCGGGATGCACGTCCTGGACGTGGGTGCGAACATCGGGTATTTCACGGTCATCCTCGCGCGGCTCGTCGGACCCGCGGGCAAGGTGTGGGCGTTCGAGCCGGCGCGGGCCTACC
The Terriglobia bacterium genome window above contains:
- a CDS encoding ABC transporter ATP-binding protein, with translation MAELRVRVDGLGKRYRLVQRPPYRTLRDAVASRFTHPFRGADRRAGEASSFWALRGVSFEVQEGEVVGIVGRNGAGKSTLLKILSRITEPTEGRAEIRGRVGSLLEVGTGFHPELTGRENVFLNGAILGMRKIEIDRCFEEIVAFAEVERFLDTPVKHYSSGMYMRLAFAVAAHLESEILLVDEVLAVGDAQFQRKCLGKMTEVAHAGRTVLFVSHSMKAVRHLCGRALWIAGGGLRRSGPTGEVVEAYLRDAESVPGAATVDDRIARLPADPDFRLLGVAVLQGGVGTTILRSDLPVNVRVTYDVLHPVRELRVYFDVVDEQDDILIRSFHDEHEEFVREIAPGRYTSTATLPADLLASRTYRLVVHAGIHNRRSCTGAGVPVDLTVQAAGGINRAYPGDTVRAKLQPSIAWQTRTEG